AACCTTCCATAGCGCCAGTTCCAGATGCAGCAAGGATTAAGACATCCTGTTTTGTCTGAAATAAATATTTTAAATCTTCCTTTACCTCTCCGAAGATTGCTGAAAACTGCGGCGTCCTGTGATGAATCATCGGCTGAGCCATTGCCAGATTTATCTCTGCAGGCACAGGCGTAGGACCAGGAGCCAGCAAAAACCGTTTTTTCATTAAAAATACCTCCTTACCTTATGCTGACATTTCTATCTTATGGGAATAATGTTAGAACAATCTGTGTAATTTTGAAATTTGGAAACTAGCAAAGTAGATATACTATTGTCAAGTTCTTTAATCCCTCTTGCATCACTTTATTTTAAGCATATAAAATTGTTATTATTACTTGGTCCTTAACAGATACCTAGCCACTCTTTGGAACGGAATGGACTGAAACTCAACATTCATATCCTCGTAAAAAAGTCCAATACCATCTTTTGCCTTTTCAATGTATTCTTTGTTCTTTGTCAATTCATACAAGTTCACAAGTGTATAACTCATGACGCTATTGATGCCATAAGGTTTTCTGTAACTTATAAGCTCCTTTTCCCTGTATAATTCTTTTGCAGTGGATTTTCTCTCAATAAATCCGCCGTTTTTATCATCATAAAGATTTTTTATGGAGAATGAAATCACAGCCTCAGCCTTTTCAAGAAATCTCTTCTCTTTTGTGCTTTTATATGCCTCAAGGAAAGCCATTGCAAACCATGCATTGTCTTCCAGTTGTCCGTCTAAAAACCCTTTTTTCTTTTGGGGGTCATAAAAACTCAATACACCATTTTCAGTCATCATATTGTTCAAAAAGAAATCTAGTGATTTTACTGCCACCTTTTTATATTTTGTATCATTCAAAACATCCCCTGCATATAAAAGCGTGATTATCATATTGGCATTTGTATGTGTATAGGATGTCCTGTCTGTGCGGGGCAGGGCAACCTTTTTTCTTTCCTCAAGTGTAAAGTGATAGTAGACCTCATCAGCGTCCTGACTGCCGTAGAATCTGGAATCCTTTTCATCATACAGGTTTTTTAAAACATACTCTATAGACCTCTTTGCTACATCCCTATAAAACGGGTCTTTTGTTATCTTAAAGGCATGAATATATGCCTTTATAATATCAGCCTGGTCTTCCAGCATCTTTTCATAATGAGGCACGCTCCAGTCCCGCTGTGTTGCATACCTGAAAAACCCGCCCTCAACCTTCTCAAAAAGCCCTATTATCTTGTCGTCTGTCTGCAAACGGGCAATCTTGTTAATCCAGTCAGGCTGCTTCACATCCTCTCTGAGTTTTTTTAACTCATCAAAAGATGGTCTCTTTGATTTGATAGCCTTCAGGTTCCTCCCTGCCATGCTGTCAAGGGTCTTCAAAGCCATATTAAGATATGGCTTACCCTTGCCTGCCTCGTAAATATCAAGAAAATGGTCAACCACCCTGCCATATATATATTTTTCTCTCAATCCAAAACCGCCGAACAGGGTATCGTATCTGTCAACTATAGTCCTCTCAAAATGCTCTACATACTTTTGCAGGTCATCTTTAGCAAGGTTTCGCCTCTCCCTGTAAATATCCTCTGTCAATTCTTTTGCCTTTGGTTTGTATTCCTTTTGTATAAATGCAAGGGTCTTATCAAGGTTTACACGGAGCTGCTCCTTTTCTATATAACCCGGCACTGCAACCAGTTCTTCTCCATCAGGCATGAGAATAACTGTTGTTGGCAGCCCGCCTGCTGGATATTTTGAGGCAATGTCTTTTCGTCTATCATAATCAACAAATATAGGGATGTAATTATTGTTGATGTATTCGGCAATATCTTTTGTCTCTAAAGTCTTTTCCCTATACACATGACACCAATAGCACCACACCGCTGTAATGAGCATAAATACCGGCTTCTTCTCTTTTGCTGCTTCTTCAAATGCCTGCGCTGAATATTCCCTCCACTTTATTAGAGATGTGTCATGCGTGTAAGCATGTGATACAGTGGAAAGTGAAGAATGAAAAGTGAACAGTGAAAAGATGAACACAAAAATAATAGTAAACATTTTTATGCGCCTCCTGTTGTGTTTTAACACAATGTATCTACATTATAAATCTACAATTATTTAACATATCTTGTCAATCCCTACCATTAGCCCCAAAAATCAAAGTCTATTTTTGGGCTTAGATAGTGTTTGTCTAAAGAAAAGAGGTGATAAAGCCGATAACTAAATTAAGAGATTGTTAAACATGCCACTGCAGAGCCTGCCCCACACTTGATGCTGGGTTTTAAGCAGGGAAAGGTGAAATGATTTTATGAATATAGAAACCACACCATCACTTTATTTTAAAGAGATGATAGATGATGCTATCAGAAATCAGAGGATTGAAATGAATATACTAGTAGAGTTCTATCTCGTAAACCTTTTAACTGAATTCATGGATGCCAAAAAGATAAAAAAAGTTGAAGATGAACCTCTTGTTATTCTTATGGGTAAGGCTCTTAATTCCAGTCTAACTCTACAGCGAACCGCCTTCAGGGAGATAGGCGATGCCTCTCTTTATTTGTCAGGATTCTTTTCAGATAGTTTAAGCAGAAAGGTAGTTGATATAGATTATTACACAAACATTGGCGCAGCATCTTACAATTATCTGGCAAACCTGACAAAAGGGGAATTGAATAGCCTTTACTCTGAGTTGGCAGAAAGGTTTAAGGTATTTGTAGACCTGCTTACAGAGGTAAGTGAGCGGTGTTCTCTGACAGCAAGGCAGGATATTCTGCGGGTTTATGAAAGATGGATAAGGCTTAAAGGCAAGAGGAATAAGAAGATTTTAAATGAACTCGGGATTGAGCCTCTGCACAATTTAAGTTATTCAACAATCCATTAGGAATGGAGCGGGCGAAGGGAATCGAACCCTCATATGAAGCTTGGGAAGCTTCCATTCTGCCATTGAATTACACCCGCATATATTGCGGTTATGAGTGATGAATTGTTCGTTATTTAGGATAAACCCTGAACAATTCATACTATATTTTGTTTTTAAAAGTCAACCTATTTTGACTCATCCAAAAGCCATCTTCTTATAAACTCTATAGCCTCCTTCTTATTTTTTACCCGACCTTCACCTTCAGTATCCTGAACCTTTTTGAGTATCCTGCCCACCATTACACCTTCAGGTATCTTAAATAGCCTCATAATATCATCACCTTTTAAAAGAGGAGGCTGTTTCTTAATGCTATATATATTGTAGTAAAAAGAAATAAGTTCTCTTACAACCTGCACAAGACGATAGTCTTCACCGCCCCTTGTTGCCCTTGCGTCTGCAAGGGAAAGAAAGAGGAGGTCTATGCCGTCTTTATCCATTGCCCTGAACAGATGCGCCTTTGTCCTGTATGGAATCTTTTCCTGAGACGCCATAGTAAATATCCTATGGTGATTTCTTACAAGGCTGCAAAGTGTCTTTGCAGGTTTTTTGCCAAGTTTTAACCTTTTTGCTATCCGTTTGACAATAGTTTCACCCTCAAGGTCATGCCCTGTAAACCGTATTCCTCTTTCATCTATCTTCATGGTAACAGGCTTTCCAATATCATGTAGAAATATTCCTAACTTAAAAAGACATATTCTTGGTATATTTTCAACTATGGAGTCAAAATGCGATGAAATAGCGTCTAAATATTCTGGCATAATCTTCTTTATGTCATATAGAAGTTTCTCTCCCTCTGTAACGGCTTGAATAATATGGGACATTAAATCATAATTTGACAGCATCTCCCAATCCCTGATTTCAGGAAATATCTCCTGAAGCAAGCCTACGGCATACAGTTTTTTCAGATTATGCCTGATGTTGTGGCAGTTAAGTATTATAAAAAACTCATCCCTTATCCTTTCCCATGATGATGTTTTTAAGAGGTGTGCCTTTGACTTTATGATATTTTCTGTTTCCCTGCTTATAGAAAATCCATATTGTGCAGACAGCCTGACAGCACGAAGCAGTCTTACAGGGTCATCTTCAAAGATAGTGTCTTTTATCAGCACTATACATCTTCTTCTGCTGTCACTGACTCCCTTTAATGGGTCAATGATTTCAACTGTATCTGTTTCAAAAAGTTCCTCCACATTAACAGCCATTGCATTTATTGTGAAATCCCGCATAAAGAGGTCGTGAGTTATATCCCTGCCTTTGAGTGGTGATAAATCTACTGTCACCCTTAAATTATTTTTTCTTATAACAATTCTAAAAGAACCTGTCTCTTTATCCAGAAGAAAAGGACTCCCGCCTAGAATTAAGGCAAGCCTCAGAGCAGTCTCTTTTATTTTTGAGGTTAGGACAAAATCATAATCACAGCCCATTGGAAGTTTTGACACAAGGTTTCTGACCACACCTCCAACAAGATGTATGTTTGTATCCAAATCTTTTTTAGAGGAATATACAGCCCTTATTACAAAGTCTTTACGCAGTTTCAATATGTCCTTTTGCCGAAGCATATTCTTTTTCGCAGCCATATAAACAATTCCTAACCCTAATCAATAAAGAATGCAATAAAAATTATGGCTCTTCGTGAAACAGTGCGGGTGATTTTTTGCATTTTTATATCTCCTTAAAAAAAATCTTTTCTAAAATCTAAAAAGAAGGTATATAATATCAATACATTAGATTTAGAGGAGTGAATATATGGATGAAAGGTTAAAGATATTTTATGAACTCTTTGAAAGACGAAAGAGCATCAGAGAGTTTTTGGATAAAGATATTGAAAGCGAAAAGGTAGAGAGGCTTAAAGGGGTGCTGCAAAGGGCGCAGAGTGCTGCTAATAGACAGCCATGGCACTTTATATTTGTTAAGAATAAGGAAAGGGAAAGACTTAATGAGGTTTTTATAAAAGAGGGGTTTAAACATGCACCGCTTGTTATAGTTGTATGTGCTGAACCAAAGGGCGCATGGGTAAGAAAGGCAGACAATAAAAATTATGCATGGGTTGATGTGAGCATAGCAGTAACAGAGATGATTTCTGCTGCAACCGCAGAAGGCATTGGGACATGCTGGATTGCAGCAATAGACCCTAAGGTTGTAAAGAATATACTGAATATCCCTGATGATATAGAGGTTGTTGCGATTATTGCAGTAGGTTACCCTAAAACACCTCTTGTCAGAGAAGAAAAGAATAGGAAGATGTTGGAGGATATAATACACTATGAAAGGTGGTAGAGGGTCTATATGAAGATTAAAAAGGCTGTATTCCCTGCTGCTGGTTTTGGGACAAGGTTTTTACCTGCGACAAAGGCAATCCCAAAAGAGATGCTCCCTTTGATTGATAAGCCCCTTATACAGTACTCAGTTGAAGAGGCTAATAATTCAGGGCTTGATGAGATTATTATAATTACAGGTATGGGCAAGACTGCCATAGAAGACCACTTTGATATATCTTTTGAACTTGAGTCACTTTTAAAAGAAAAGGGGAAGACAGACATATTAAAGATGATAGACGATATATCCAGTCTAATCCATTTCTCATATACACGGCAGAAAAAACCACTTGGACTCGGACATGCAGTCCTGTGTGCAAAAAACCTTGTTAACAGAGAACCATTTGCAGTATTTTTAAGTGATGATGTGATAGACAGCCGTGTCCCTGTTATGAAACAGATGTTATCTGTCTTTGATAAATATCCTGCAACCATCCTTGCTGTCCAAAGGGTGCCTGAAAAAGATGTCCATAAATACGGAATAATCAAGGCTGAAAAGGTAAAGGACAGGATTTACAGGGTCTTTGATATGATTGAGAAACCTCATCCAAAAGATGCTCCTTCAAATCTTGCAATAATCGGCAGATACATATTATCACCTGAAATCTTTGAAGCCCTTGAAAATACTCATCATGGTGCCGGAGGGGAGATACAGTTGACAGACGGGTTAAGACAGATAGTTAAGGAACAGGATGTCTATGCCCTTGAGTTTGAAGGCACGAGATACGATGCCGGAGATAAGGTTGGCTTTTTAATGGCTAATGTATCCTATGCCCTTAAAAGAGAAGACATTAAAGATGAATTCAAGAGGTTTTTAAAGGGACTAAAGATATAGATGAGTTGTTGAGTTTAGGAGTCAGGGAGTTGCGGAGTTAGAAACTCTTTTAACTCTATAACTCCTCAACTCCTGCACTTTTTATATGGCAAGGACAAAAAACATGAAAGAGCCGTCAATACCCATAGAACTTGGGGGAATACTTAACAACCTCTTTGGGGGGTTTGCAAACCGCAACACGGACGATGTTGCTGCGCAGATAAATTATGAGCCGTTAATTGATATATTTTCAACTGATAACTGCATTATAATAGAGATGGAACTGCCGGGCGTAAAAAAGGAAGATATAGAGATAAGTTTTATGCGCAGCGCTATTACCATCAAGGGTATAAAATATGAAAACTACAATGATAAAAAGATGAAGTTTGTGTGCATGGAACGTTCGTTTGGAAAATTTTGCAGTGTTGTGGAACTAACCTCTCCTGTTGATACAGCGAAATTAAAGGCTGTATATAAGGACGGCGTACTTAAAATCACATTGCCAAAGTTCAGCGATAGGAGAGGTGTGCAAAAGAAGATACCTGTAGAATGAAACAGGTGATAGGTTTCAGGTTTTTTTGCTTTTACTGACACCTGTATTTAACGGAGGATATATAGTGTCTACAGAAATCAAGGAACAGGAACAGATTGTAGTAATACCTGACACCCTTCCACTTTTACCTGTCAGGGATATTGTTATTTTCCCATTTATGATAGTGCCTTTATTTGTGGGCAGGGAAAGGTCTATAAGTGCAGTAGATACTGCACTTGCCAAGGATAGGCTTGTTTTTATTGCAGCACAAAAGGATATGACAAAAGAGGACCCTGATGCCGCAGACCTTTATACAATAGGCACTGTTGGTATGATAATGAGGATGCTTAAACTTTCTGACGGCAGGGTTAAGATTCTGGTGCAGGGGCTCTCAAGGGCAAAGATTGCCAACTTCTTGCAGGAAAAGCCTACCTATGTGGTTTCCATTGAAAAACTAAAGGAAATAACTGTTTCCAATATAACTCTTGAGATGGAAGCAATGATGAGGAATGTGAGGGAGCAGTTGGAAAAACTTTCAGCCTTTGGAAGAGTTATTTCGCCGGAAATCATGATGATAATAGAAAATATTCAGGAGCCGGGCAGACTTGCTGACCTTGTGGCATCAAATCTTGCCTTAAAGGTTCAGGATGCGCAAAAGGTGATTGATACCATTGACCCAGTTCAGAGGCTTGAGAAGGTTAATGAATATCTTGTCAGGGAACTGCAGGTTGCAACAGTTCAGGCAAAGATACAGTCTCAGGCAAAAGAGGAGATGGATAAGACCCAGCGGGAATATTTCTTGAGAGAGCAGATACGTGCCATCAAAACAGAACTTGGAGAGACAGAAGAGATAACTGACGAGATTAACGAGTTAAAGAAAAAGATAAAAAAGGCAAAGATGCCAAAGGATGTAGAGAAGGAGGGATTAAAACAGGCAGACAGGCTTGAGATGATGCACC
Above is a genomic segment from Deltaproteobacteria bacterium containing:
- the galU gene encoding UTP--glucose-1-phosphate uridylyltransferase GalU, whose translation is MKIKKAVFPAAGFGTRFLPATKAIPKEMLPLIDKPLIQYSVEEANNSGLDEIIIITGMGKTAIEDHFDISFELESLLKEKGKTDILKMIDDISSLIHFSYTRQKKPLGLGHAVLCAKNLVNREPFAVFLSDDVIDSRVPVMKQMLSVFDKYPATILAVQRVPEKDVHKYGIIKAEKVKDRIYRVFDMIEKPHPKDAPSNLAIIGRYILSPEIFEALENTHHGAGGEIQLTDGLRQIVKEQDVYALEFEGTRYDAGDKVGFLMANVSYALKREDIKDEFKRFLKGLKI
- a CDS encoding thioredoxin domain-containing protein; protein product: MFTIIFVFIFSLFTFHSSLSTVSHAYTHDTSLIKWREYSAQAFEEAAKEKKPVFMLITAVWCYWCHVYREKTLETKDIAEYINNNYIPIFVDYDRRKDIASKYPAGGLPTTVILMPDGEELVAVPGYIEKEQLRVNLDKTLAFIQKEYKPKAKELTEDIYRERRNLAKDDLQKYVEHFERTIVDRYDTLFGGFGLREKYIYGRVVDHFLDIYEAGKGKPYLNMALKTLDSMAGRNLKAIKSKRPSFDELKKLREDVKQPDWINKIARLQTDDKIIGLFEKVEGGFFRYATQRDWSVPHYEKMLEDQADIIKAYIHAFKITKDPFYRDVAKRSIEYVLKNLYDEKDSRFYGSQDADEVYYHFTLEERKKVALPRTDRTSYTHTNANMIITLLYAGDVLNDTKYKKVAVKSLDFFLNNMMTENGVLSFYDPQKKKGFLDGQLEDNAWFAMAFLEAYKSTKEKRFLEKAEAVISFSIKNLYDDKNGGFIERKSTAKELYREKELISYRKPYGINSVMSYTLVNLYELTKNKEYIEKAKDGIGLFYEDMNVEFQSIPFQRVARYLLRTK
- a CDS encoding nitroreductase family protein; protein product: MDERLKIFYELFERRKSIREFLDKDIESEKVERLKGVLQRAQSAANRQPWHFIFVKNKERERLNEVFIKEGFKHAPLVIVVCAEPKGAWVRKADNKNYAWVDVSIAVTEMISAATAEGIGTCWIAAIDPKVVKNILNIPDDIEVVAIIAVGYPKTPLVREEKNRKMLEDIIHYERW
- a CDS encoding Hsp20/alpha crystallin family protein; translated protein: MARTKNMKEPSIPIELGGILNNLFGGFANRNTDDVAAQINYEPLIDIFSTDNCIIIEMELPGVKKEDIEISFMRSAITIKGIKYENYNDKKMKFVCMERSFGKFCSVVELTSPVDTAKLKAVYKDGVLKITLPKFSDRRGVQKKIPVE
- a CDS encoding CCA tRNA nucleotidyltransferase is translated as MAAKKNMLRQKDILKLRKDFVIRAVYSSKKDLDTNIHLVGGVVRNLVSKLPMGCDYDFVLTSKIKETALRLALILGGSPFLLDKETGSFRIVIRKNNLRVTVDLSPLKGRDITHDLFMRDFTINAMAVNVEELFETDTVEIIDPLKGVSDSRRRCIVLIKDTIFEDDPVRLLRAVRLSAQYGFSISRETENIIKSKAHLLKTSSWERIRDEFFIILNCHNIRHNLKKLYAVGLLQEIFPEIRDWEMLSNYDLMSHIIQAVTEGEKLLYDIKKIMPEYLDAISSHFDSIVENIPRICLFKLGIFLHDIGKPVTMKIDERGIRFTGHDLEGETIVKRIAKRLKLGKKPAKTLCSLVRNHHRIFTMASQEKIPYRTKAHLFRAMDKDGIDLLFLSLADARATRGGEDYRLVQVVRELISFYYNIYSIKKQPPLLKGDDIMRLFKIPEGVMVGRILKKVQDTEGEGRVKNKKEAIEFIRRWLLDESK